In a single window of the Pseudopipra pipra isolate bDixPip1 chromosome 21, bDixPip1.hap1, whole genome shotgun sequence genome:
- the PIMREG gene encoding protein PIMREG isoform X1 encodes MASVLHNVKATMAWQKHQLLADFDENESPVPDKFKRKAALSSLNTICMSLRKRAPLKRVELNFHNTPTRESLEAGQRCQTLQIIKRTAKNAFGTVSQKIQKSCQSPVHSVVTFPAESISRSCATSSTKKKSATPQTPCYETVTPAVSSKGIPRSSKRALLGPTRMSEHGERRDFSSWLGKNAVSLRRSRRAAALKSPYSSPAPARKMECDCELELVSSGICQLKRISQAFDDAIVKEESDMTVSLIRN; translated from the exons ATGGCATCTGTGCTCCACAATGTCAAAGCAACAATGGCCTGgcagaaacaccagctcctagCTGACTTTGATGAAAATGAGAGCCCTGTGCCTGACAAATTCAAGAGAAAGGCTGCTCTGAGTTCTCTCAATACCATCTGCATGTCTCTAAGGAAACGAGCACCATTAAAGCGAGTAGAGCTGAATTTTCATAACACCCCAACTAGGGAAAGTCTGGAAGCAGGACAGAGGTGCCAAACTCTTCAGATTattaaaagaacagcaaaaaatgcttttggaaCAGTGTCCCAG aaaatacagaagtctTGCCAAAGCCCAGTACACTCAGTGGTGACCTTTCCAGCTGAATCCATCAGCAGAAGCTGTGCGACAAGTTctaccaagaaaaaaagtgcTACACCTCAAACCCCTTGCTATGAGACTGTTACTCCAGCAGTCAGTTCCAAAGGCATCCCAAGGTCCAGCAAAAGGGCCTTGCTTGGGCCAACAAGGATGTCAGAACATGGAGAACGGAGGGATTTCTCATCCTGGCTTGGTAAAAATGCTGTCTCTCTCCGGAGATcaagaagagcagcagcactgaagagCCCTTATTCATCACCTGCTCCTGCCAGAAAGAT GGAATGTGACTGCGAGTTGGAACTGGTCTCCTCAGGGATTTGCCAGCTGAAGCGTATCTCCCAGGCATTTGATGATGCTATTGTGAAAGAGGAGAG CGATATGACAGTTTCTCTCATTCGTAACTGA
- the PIMREG gene encoding protein PIMREG isoform X2 produces the protein MASVLHNVKATMAWQKHQLLADFDENESPVPDKFKRKAALSSLNTICMSLRKRAPLKRVELNFHNTPTRESLEAGQRCQTLQIIKRTAKNAFGTVSQKIQKSCQSPVHSVVTFPAESISRSCATSSTKKKSATPQTPCYETVTPAVSSKGIPRSSKRALLGPTRMSEHGERRDFSSWLGKNAVSLRRSRRAAALKSPYSSPAPARKMECDCELELVSSGICQLKRISQAFDDAIVKEERQQATSNYYYLMAENLHSACRSLKPSRAIRRQAKKLHQALGT, from the exons ATGGCATCTGTGCTCCACAATGTCAAAGCAACAATGGCCTGgcagaaacaccagctcctagCTGACTTTGATGAAAATGAGAGCCCTGTGCCTGACAAATTCAAGAGAAAGGCTGCTCTGAGTTCTCTCAATACCATCTGCATGTCTCTAAGGAAACGAGCACCATTAAAGCGAGTAGAGCTGAATTTTCATAACACCCCAACTAGGGAAAGTCTGGAAGCAGGACAGAGGTGCCAAACTCTTCAGATTattaaaagaacagcaaaaaatgcttttggaaCAGTGTCCCAG aaaatacagaagtctTGCCAAAGCCCAGTACACTCAGTGGTGACCTTTCCAGCTGAATCCATCAGCAGAAGCTGTGCGACAAGTTctaccaagaaaaaaagtgcTACACCTCAAACCCCTTGCTATGAGACTGTTACTCCAGCAGTCAGTTCCAAAGGCATCCCAAGGTCCAGCAAAAGGGCCTTGCTTGGGCCAACAAGGATGTCAGAACATGGAGAACGGAGGGATTTCTCATCCTGGCTTGGTAAAAATGCTGTCTCTCTCCGGAGATcaagaagagcagcagcactgaagagCCCTTATTCATCACCTGCTCCTGCCAGAAAGAT GGAATGTGACTGCGAGTTGGAACTGGTCTCCTCAGGGATTTGCCAGCTGAAGCGTATCTCCCAGGCATTTGATGATGCTATTGTGAAAGAGGAGAG GCAACAAGCAACATCAAACTATTACTATCTAATGGCAGAAAACTTACATTCTGCGTGTCGATCCCTGAAACCTTCTCGAGCTATCAGAAGGCAAGCAAAGAAACTCCATCAAGCACTTGGTACCTAG